In Pseudonocardia sp. DSM 110487, the sequence ATTTCTCGTACAGCTCGACGTTCTGGCCGAGCTTGCGCACACCTCTTTCCGGCGAATAGTCCCGCCGGCCTTGCCCGATGCGGGGCAGGTCGACGTCGTAGGTCTTGTGAGCGATCTGCGCCCGGATACCGGCTTCGGCAGCCGCGCGGGCCGTCTCGGCGGCGTGATGGAACATGTCGTTCATCGTCGTGCACCCGGACAGTAGCAACTCGGCGATCCCCAGTCGGCTGAGCACGTGGATGGCGTCGGCATCCATGTGTTGCTCCATCGGCAGCGCGTAGCCGTAGAAATTGTTCGGCCGGTCCTCCAACTGCCCGCGAAAGATCGCGCCGGCGACATGCGTGTGCGCGTTCACGACCCCGGGAAGCAGGACGTGCCGGGGAAGCCGCCGGATCTCGTCCCCGGTGACTTCGCCGGCTGGGCCCACGTCGACGATCTGGTTTCCCTCGATCGCCACCGCACCATTCTGGATCACCTCGAGTTTCGCATCCATCGGCAACACCCAGCCGGCCTCCAGCACGAGTCGCTTCGCCACCCGGAATCCTTTCGTTGCAGTAGGTTCTCGAAACCCCGGAGGGGGCCGACCCGACGGACGGTCGCACACCAACTCGCCGATCTGGAACAGGTCGAGAGTGGCGTCAGATCCGGAGTACGTCGTCCAGCCGGGCGGCGCGGGTGTCGATCTGGTCGATGGGGAGCGGTTCGGCAATGTCGGCGGCGATGTCGGCGACTGCCTCCTGGCAAGCTGGGGTGAAGTACGCGGTGCCGTCGTCGTCGACGTGGTGGATGCCGTCGCCGTTGCTCATTCGCTGGTTGAACGCGATCGCTTCGTCGGCTGTCACGCCTGGTGGAAGATCAAGTGCGACGGCCTGGTTGTTGATGCGCACCGGGTATCCACCGGGCAGGCCGTCCGGGGCGGGCGCCGACCACCGCAGCGGTGGCGCGTCGGGCAGCAGCGCGGTGAGCACGGGCAGTGCGGCCGCGGCCGTGACGTGGTTGTAGCGCGGCCCGGGCGCCAGCCCCGGGGCCTGGTAGGCGAGGCCGTCGTCGCGGTGTCCCTGCTCGTCGAGGTAGATCCGGCAGCGGTGGTCGGGATCCGCGGGAGGGTCGGCTTGCATCACGTCGAATACCTGCGCATGGTGGCCGATCACCCGGATCAGCGGTGCGTTCGTGGCGTCCGGGTGGATGGCCCGCCATGCGGCGCGGGCGCGCAGTTGGATCACGCTCGCGTTGCCCAGACCTATCGTGGGTGCGAGGTCCAGTGCGGCCAGGATCGGGCCGGTCACGTCGGGCAGGGACAGATTGGCGATCGGTCGTGAATACCCGGCCTCCCTTGCGGCGCGCATGACGGCGAGTGGCACCGCGAGTTGGTAGGGCAGACGCAGCGCGATACCGGCCGCCGCCACCGCCCGTGCCGCCGGGTCGTCCCGGCCGAACAGCTCCCACGGGCTGCGCCGGGAGGCGCATTGCACCACCAGGTCGGGCCTATGGGTGGCCAACAGCGAAGCGACGTCCTCCACCCGGAGGGCATCCAGCCGAACCGGCTCCACCAGGCAGTCGTAGCTGCTGAGCACGGTGGTCGCTGCCTTCGTCACCTTCGGCACGGATCGGCCGGCCAGCAGCAGCCGACGCACGCCGGGGTGGCCGGCGAGTCCGGCCGCGAGCCGCTCACCCAGGTCACCGACTCCGATCACCAAAACCGTGCTCACGCATCCTCCTCGCTGGCGCTCGTGTGGCGCGGGGAACGTCGATCCGATCGGCCTGTGCGCACGGCGCCCGTGCTCGCCACGACCACGAGCCCGATCGCCAGCATCTGAATCGGTGAAAGCTGCTGGTGGAGCACGATGAACCCGGCGAGGGCGGCGACTGCCGGCGACAAGCTCAGCAGCACCCCGAACGCGCCAGCGGTCAGCCTGCGCAGGGCGAGCAGTTCGAGCGTGTACGGCACCGCCGAGCACAGCAGCGCCACCGCCAGGCCAGAGCCGAGCGCTTCCGGCCGCAGCAGCGTGACACCGGCGTCGACGATGCCGATCGGGAGGCTGAGCACCGCTGCGACCGAGATGGCCAGGGCAAGCCCATCCGCTTCGGGGAACCGCGTGCCGGCCTGCTTCGAGGCCAGGATGTAGACGGCCCACATCGCGCCCGCACCCAGTGCGA encodes:
- a CDS encoding KR domain-containing protein, with translation MSTVLVIGVGDLGERLAAGLAGHPGVRRLLLAGRSVPKVTKAATTVLSSYDCLVEPVRLDALRVEDVASLLATHRPDLVVQCASRRSPWELFGRDDPAARAVAAAGIALRLPYQLAVPLAVMRAAREAGYSRPIANLSLPDVTGPILAALDLAPTIGLGNASVIQLRARAAWRAIHPDATNAPLIRVIGHHAQVFDVMQADPPADPDHRCRIYLDEQGHRDDGLAYQAPGLAPGPRYNHVTAAAALPVLTALLPDAPPLRWSAPAPDGLPGGYPVRINNQAVALDLPPGVTADEAIAFNQRMSNGDGIHHVDDDGTAYFTPACQEAVADIAADIAEPLPIDQIDTRAARLDDVLRI